One Neisseria sicca genomic region harbors:
- a CDS encoding IMPACT family protein, protein MITTYKTIISPTQAEFKDKGSRFIAFAYPIRALADVKKYLDPLKEEHHKARHWCYAYRLGVDGMQFRANDDGEPSGSAGRPILGQIDSVGVTDVLVVVVRYFGGTLLGVPGLIHAYKEATAQAFAVAEVVEKNIEKTVWLKCEYPFLNEAIRIAKQYQADILEQDLQLDCRLTVSLSLANYEACVSAWKNTRQIEVNTEKPFE, encoded by the coding sequence ATGATTACGACTTATAAAACCATTATTTCTCCGACGCAGGCTGAGTTTAAAGATAAAGGCAGCCGTTTTATTGCATTTGCCTATCCGATTCGAGCATTGGCTGATGTGAAAAAATATCTCGATCCGTTAAAGGAAGAACACCATAAGGCGCGGCATTGGTGCTATGCCTATCGTCTGGGCGTAGATGGTATGCAATTTCGTGCCAACGATGATGGAGAGCCGTCAGGAAGCGCGGGTCGGCCGATTTTAGGGCAGATTGATTCGGTGGGCGTAACCGATGTTTTGGTTGTGGTCGTCCGCTATTTCGGCGGTACTTTATTAGGTGTTCCCGGTCTGATACATGCGTATAAAGAGGCAACGGCTCAAGCATTTGCAGTTGCGGAAGTGGTTGAAAAGAATATTGAAAAAACTGTTTGGCTGAAATGTGAATATCCGTTTTTGAATGAAGCGATACGAATCGCTAAACAATATCAGGCAGATATATTGGAGCAGGATTTACAGTTGGATTGCCGATTAACGGTAAGTTTGTCGTTGGCAAATTATGAGGCCTGTGTTTCGGCTTGGAAGAATACTCGGCAGATTGAAGTAAATACGGAAAAGCCTTTTGAATGA
- a CDS encoding DUF4298 domain-containing protein, translating into MQKRIDEIQSKYREWCHLLPQLEEDIRRWKHAVTLIRDMDNFYTHEYQACHQAIEDGAELDLSTEGEYSIMSEDALWNALGEFHQLAWLYLRSSIDALDRYTQEDL; encoded by the coding sequence ATGCAAAAACGTATTGATGAAATCCAAAGCAAATACCGCGAATGGTGTCATCTACTACCGCAATTGGAAGAAGACATCCGGCGTTGGAAACATGCCGTCACTTTGATTCGCGATATGGACAATTTTTATACCCACGAGTATCAGGCCTGCCATCAAGCCATTGAGGACGGGGCAGAACTGGATTTGAGTACAGAAGGCGAATACAGCATTATGAGTGAAGATGCGTTATGGAACGCGCTGGGCGAATTCCATCAATTAGCCTGGCTATATTTGCGCTCTAGCATTGATGCCTTAGACAGATATACACAAGAAGATTTATGA
- the purD gene encoding phosphoribosylamine--glycine ligase, producing MKLLVIGNGGREHALAWKLAQSPKVKTVFVAPGNAGTAIEPKLQNIALTAHQDLIEFCRKENIAFTVVGPEAPLAAGIVDDFRAAGLKIFGPTQYAAQLESSKDFAKAFMAKYNIPTAQYQTFENADAAHDYVNQKGAPIVIKADGLAAGKGVIVAMTLDEAHAAIDDMLLGNKMGNAGARVVIEDFLQGEEASFIVMVDGNHVLPMATSQDHKRLLDGDKGPNTGGMGAYSPAPVVTPAVYERAMNEIILPTVAGMKAEGHEFTGFLYAGLMIDQSGAPYTIEFNCRFGDPETQPIMSRLNSDLSDLVEAAIDGKLDSVTAEWNPQTAVGVVLAAKNYPETPKKGDVISGLDAANQIGKVFHAGTTANEKGDVLTNGGRVLCVVGLGDDVAKAKAKAYSALEKISFDGMQYRKDIADKAINR from the coding sequence ATGAAACTGCTGGTTATCGGTAATGGCGGTCGCGAACACGCGCTGGCTTGGAAATTGGCGCAGTCGCCTAAAGTGAAAACAGTATTTGTTGCGCCCGGTAATGCCGGTACGGCGATTGAACCCAAGTTGCAAAATATCGCCTTGACTGCGCATCAGGATTTGATTGAATTCTGCCGTAAAGAAAATATTGCTTTTACCGTCGTCGGCCCTGAAGCGCCTTTGGCGGCGGGTATTGTGGATGATTTCCGTGCCGCAGGGCTGAAAATATTTGGTCCGACACAATATGCGGCGCAGTTGGAAAGTTCTAAAGATTTCGCCAAAGCATTTATGGCGAAATACAACATTCCAACCGCGCAATATCAAACCTTTGAAAATGCCGATGCTGCACATGATTACGTCAATCAGAAAGGTGCGCCCATCGTCATCAAAGCCGATGGTTTGGCGGCAGGTAAAGGCGTGATTGTGGCAATGACTTTGGATGAAGCGCATGCTGCGATTGACGATATGCTGCTGGGCAACAAAATGGGCAATGCCGGCGCGCGCGTTGTGATCGAAGATTTCCTGCAAGGCGAAGAAGCGAGCTTTATCGTCATGGTCGATGGCAATCATGTATTGCCTATGGCGACCAGCCAAGACCACAAGCGTCTTTTAGACGGCGACAAAGGCCCGAATACGGGCGGTATGGGCGCGTACAGTCCCGCACCTGTGGTAACGCCTGCCGTGTACGAGCGCGCGATGAACGAGATTATTTTGCCGACCGTAGCGGGTATGAAAGCGGAAGGGCATGAGTTTACCGGCTTCCTGTACGCAGGTTTGATGATTGATCAAAGCGGCGCACCCTATACGATTGAGTTTAACTGCCGTTTTGGCGATCCCGAAACTCAACCGATTATGAGTCGTCTGAACAGCGACTTGTCGGATTTGGTTGAAGCGGCAATAGACGGCAAACTCGATAGCGTAACTGCGGAATGGAACCCGCAAACTGCCGTAGGCGTGGTGCTGGCGGCGAAAAATTACCCCGAAACGCCTAAAAAAGGCGATGTTATTTCCGGTCTGGATGCTGCCAACCAAATCGGCAAAGTTTTCCATGCAGGCACAACGGCAAACGAGAAAGGCGACGTATTGACCAACGGTGGCCGCGTATTGTGTGTCGTAGGATTGGGCGACGATGTGGCGAAAGCCAAAGCCAAGGCGTATAGCGCATTGGAAAAAATCAGCTTCGACGGTATGCAATACCGTAAAGACATTGCTGACAAAGCAATCAACCGTTAA
- a CDS encoding L-threonylcarbamoyladenylate synthase encodes MLFPRILSASTLRKLQSHLKKGGLVAYPTESCYGIGCIPTLPKALNRLIHLKKRPQHKGMIVIGNQLEQLQPLLKRSSENIQTMLRNEWPAPKTFLLPAAADVLPALRGKGRSKLAVRVPAHAGARRLCRALKTSLVSTSCNRAGKRACKTEREVRRQFGRDVWVVGGLIGKQKSPSQIIDGETGVRLR; translated from the coding sequence ATGCTATTCCCCAGAATCCTTTCAGCTTCGACGCTTCGCAAGCTGCAATCCCATCTTAAAAAAGGCGGCTTGGTCGCCTATCCTACCGAGTCCTGCTACGGCATAGGCTGTATCCCGACCTTGCCTAAAGCGCTCAACCGACTGATTCATCTGAAAAAAAGACCGCAACATAAAGGTATGATTGTCATTGGCAACCAATTGGAGCAATTACAGCCCCTACTTAAAAGGTCGTCTGAAAACATTCAAACCATGCTCAGAAACGAATGGCCTGCGCCCAAAACCTTTCTGCTTCCTGCGGCTGCTGACGTTTTACCCGCATTGCGCGGAAAAGGACGCAGCAAACTGGCGGTCAGGGTTCCTGCCCATGCAGGTGCGCGCCGCTTGTGTCGGGCTTTGAAAACGTCTTTGGTCTCAACTTCGTGCAACCGCGCAGGCAAACGCGCGTGTAAGACGGAGCGGGAAGTGAGAAGGCAGTTTGGAAGGGATGTATGGGTAGTTGGCGGTTTAATCGGCAAACAAAAGTCGCCTAGCCAGATTATTGATGGGGAAACAGGCGTCCGTTTGCGTTAG